The proteins below come from a single Prochlorococcus marinus str. MIT 9215 genomic window:
- a CDS encoding SLC13 family permease, translating into MNLISVVSNNFDALITVVVLIMSIILFIKNTIAPELTGLLCVGIFIATGVLPPEKALAGFGSPSLITLMGLFAVSSALFKSGALDRVRELISSESIRTPRKLISLIAFLIAPISGIVPNTPVVASLLPLIEGWCERRNISPSKVLLPLSFATLLGGTLTLLGSSVNLLVSDISQQLGYGALELFSLTSIGIPVWLIGTIYMILVSDVLLPDRGRDKEFIKNGDMNIYFTEVTIPSASELVGQSVRNSRLQRRFDVDVLELQRKGKVILPPLADIKIEPDDRLIIRVTRADLFRLQQEHTILLGENKTSFDGANIFSDDEGTKTFEALLPAGSTLAGASLRELRFRQRHNATVLALRRGQQTVQERLGQAVLRAGDVLLLQAPLDSIRGLQASNDLLILDQFEDDLPVLIKKPVSIAIAIGMVILPTVTSIPLVGSVLLAVIAMVAFGCLRPAEIQKSIRLDIILLLGSLSCFSVAMQGTGLADLIAVNLDFVLNGMPLYFALVVIFVSTVILTQFISNAASVALILPVAIEFSNVLGISPSALIMLVLFGASQSFLTPMGYQTNLMVYGPGRYRFFDIAKYGAGLTLIMSFTVPALIILNYR; encoded by the coding sequence ATGAATCTAATTTCAGTAGTTAGTAATAATTTTGATGCGTTAATAACGGTAGTTGTTTTAATAATGTCAATAATTTTGTTTATCAAAAATACTATTGCGCCAGAATTGACTGGTTTGTTATGTGTTGGAATATTTATAGCTACAGGGGTTCTTCCTCCTGAAAAAGCTTTAGCTGGATTTGGTAGCCCTTCCTTAATAACCCTTATGGGTTTATTTGCAGTTTCCTCTGCATTATTCAAAAGTGGTGCTTTAGATAGAGTAAGAGAATTGATTTCTTCTGAAAGTATTAGAACACCGAGGAAATTAATTTCTTTAATAGCTTTTTTGATTGCTCCAATATCTGGAATTGTTCCTAATACTCCAGTAGTAGCATCTTTATTACCTTTAATTGAAGGTTGGTGCGAGCGGAGAAATATATCGCCATCAAAAGTTTTATTACCGCTTTCTTTTGCGACTTTACTAGGTGGAACTCTAACACTATTAGGTAGCTCAGTAAATCTTCTTGTAAGCGATATTAGTCAACAATTAGGTTATGGCGCTTTGGAATTATTTAGTCTGACTTCAATAGGAATTCCTGTATGGCTTATAGGTACAATCTATATGATCCTAGTTTCTGATGTACTTTTGCCAGATAGAGGGAGAGATAAGGAGTTTATTAAAAATGGTGATATGAATATTTACTTTACTGAAGTTACTATTCCCTCTGCTTCAGAATTAGTTGGACAATCTGTCAGAAATAGTAGATTGCAAAGACGATTTGATGTTGATGTTCTCGAATTGCAACGAAAGGGAAAAGTTATTCTTCCACCATTGGCTGATATAAAGATTGAACCTGATGATAGATTAATAATCCGCGTTACAAGGGCTGATTTATTTAGGCTTCAGCAGGAACATACTATTTTATTAGGAGAAAATAAGACCTCTTTTGACGGAGCTAATATTTTCTCAGATGACGAAGGTACTAAAACGTTTGAAGCTCTTTTACCAGCTGGCTCAACTCTGGCTGGTGCAAGTTTGAGAGAATTAAGATTTAGGCAGCGTCATAATGCAACAGTTTTGGCACTAAGAAGAGGTCAACAAACTGTTCAGGAGAGATTAGGGCAAGCTGTTTTACGAGCCGGAGATGTTTTATTATTGCAAGCGCCGTTAGATTCAATAAGAGGTTTGCAAGCCAGTAATGATTTGCTTATTTTAGATCAATTCGAAGATGATTTACCTGTCTTAATAAAGAAACCTGTATCAATTGCAATTGCAATAGGAATGGTCATTTTGCCTACAGTTACAAGTATTCCATTAGTAGGGTCAGTTCTTTTAGCAGTTATTGCAATGGTAGCTTTTGGATGTTTAAGACCTGCGGAAATACAAAAATCAATAAGATTGGACATTATTTTATTATTGGGATCATTATCATGTTTTAGTGTTGCTATGCAAGGAACAGGATTAGCAGATTTAATAGCAGTCAATCTTGATTTTGTACTTAATGGAATGCCTCTATATTTTGCATTAGTAGTCATTTTTGTATCGACAGTTATTCTTACCCAATTTATAAGTAATGCTGCTTCGGTTGCTTTGATTTTGCCAGTTGCTATTGAATTTTCAAATGTTTTAGGCATCTCACCAAGCGCTTTAATAATGCTTGTTTTGTTCGGTGCAAGTCAATCTTTCTTGACTCCAATGGGTTATCAAACAAATTTAATGGTTTATGGTCCTGGGAGATATAGATTTTTTGATATAGCAAAATACGGTGCTGGATTAACACTTATAATGTCATTTACAGTGCCAGCATTGATAATTTTAAATTACAGGTAA
- a CDS encoding 4'-phosphopantetheinyl transferase family protein: MKLLNEYEYKIPKIWFYEIKGVQDVATVEEIKTAKNLSSSRSKIFLETRAYLRQSISTLFDLDPLDIPINAHPGEPPSLPSGMGNVSLSHCKDAITIVWHQGKIGIDIERTDRDFNYLKFAEKYFFHTNKSIHNNYLTKNTILNQWCAVEAAIKWDHGKLAKDINHWQFFEKPKKLIHKKKNIHLNYSQIKFHNWTIALAYKETTSFNPEIICCSENF; this comes from the coding sequence TTGAAATTATTAAATGAGTATGAATATAAAATACCAAAAATTTGGTTTTATGAGATTAAAGGTGTGCAAGATGTCGCAACGGTAGAAGAAATTAAAACTGCAAAAAATCTATCAAGTTCAAGATCAAAGATTTTTTTAGAAACAAGAGCTTACTTACGACAATCCATTTCAACACTTTTTGATTTAGACCCCCTAGATATTCCGATTAATGCTCATCCTGGAGAACCTCCAAGTTTACCCTCAGGCATGGGGAATGTAAGTTTAAGTCATTGTAAAGATGCTATTACTATAGTCTGGCATCAAGGCAAAATAGGGATAGATATTGAGAGAACAGATAGAGATTTTAACTATTTAAAATTTGCAGAAAAATATTTTTTTCATACCAATAAATCAATCCATAATAATTATTTGACAAAAAACACGATTTTAAATCAATGGTGTGCTGTTGAAGCGGCTATAAAATGGGATCATGGAAAATTAGCTAAAGACATCAACCATTGGCAATTTTTCGAAAAGCCAAAAAAGTTAATTCACAAGAAGAAAAACATACATTTAAATTATTCACAGATTAAGTTCCATAATTGGACTATCGCTTTAGCCTACAAAGAAACAACTTCTTTTAATCCTGAGATCATTTGTTGTTCGGAAAATTTTTAG
- a CDS encoding phosphoadenylyl-sulfate reductase — translation MIEKIHKDIQTNLKKYNQELVDMKPQEILRWGYQKFDNQFAITTSFGIQSSVILDMVSKLSLQKKVKIFWIDTGYLPLETYHYAEKLIDNLSLEVEVLQSELSPARMEAKYGKLWETNKKSDLDKYHELRKIKPLENGLEKYDIFCWASGVRSSQTENRNKMKFIDVIRQRLSLRPLLNWTNKDVFYYMEENNLPAHPLFIKGYSSVGDWHSSSPDSIEKKGRDTRFGGIKQECGIHTNN, via the coding sequence ATGATTGAAAAAATCCACAAAGATATTCAAACTAACTTGAAGAAATATAATCAAGAGCTAGTAGATATGAAGCCTCAAGAAATACTTAGATGGGGTTATCAAAAGTTTGATAATCAATTTGCTATTACAACAAGTTTTGGTATACAGTCGTCAGTCATTTTAGATATGGTCAGTAAATTATCTCTACAAAAAAAAGTCAAAATATTTTGGATAGATACAGGTTACCTTCCTCTAGAAACATACCATTACGCTGAAAAGCTTATTGATAATTTATCCTTAGAAGTTGAAGTTCTGCAAAGTGAATTATCTCCTGCAAGAATGGAGGCCAAATACGGAAAACTTTGGGAAACAAATAAAAAGAGTGATTTAGATAAGTATCATGAATTGAGAAAGATAAAACCTTTAGAAAATGGTCTAGAAAAATATGATATTTTCTGCTGGGCAAGCGGTGTTAGATCAAGTCAAACAGAAAATAGAAACAAAATGAAATTCATAGACGTAATTCGTCAAAGACTCTCTTTGAGACCTTTATTAAATTGGACAAATAAAGATGTTTTTTATTATATGGAAGAGAATAATTTACCTGCCCATCCACTTTTTATCAAAGGTTATTCTTCTGTAGGAGATTGGCATTCAAGCAGTCCCGATAGTATTGAAAAAAAGGGCAGAGATACAAGATTTGGGGGGATTAAACAAGAATGTGGAATACACACTAATAATTAA
- a CDS encoding replication-associated recombination protein A codes for MHSENLFTDYSQVENNAPLADKLRPKNLEDFFGQQPILNENSLLRSAILNDKISNFIFSGPPGVGKTTLIEIISCNTRSKLIKLNAVLSSVKELRNEIANAKERLINSKRKTILFIDEVHRFTAVQQDALLPSIESGIITFIGATTENPFFAVNKALVSRSRIFTLLPLVKNDLQKIIQKVITHYSKKKDSKKVHLTKDAISHLIKFSGGDARTLINALEMAIETTADNDAKEININLSIAEDAIQKKNIVYDKNGQNHYDVISAFIKSIRGSDPDATLFWLANMLEAGEDPNFIFRRLLISASEDIGIADPNAIVVVKSCCDAFDRVGFPEGLYFLTQASLYLAMSPKSNSTKSIFKAIETIKSTNAFAVPLHLKNNSNSYVNPHNYPGNWVSQEYLPKSLRGLKIWEPNNNGWEKTQYEELLRRKEN; via the coding sequence ATGCATTCAGAAAATTTATTTACTGATTATTCTCAAGTAGAAAATAATGCACCTTTGGCAGATAAATTAAGACCAAAGAATTTGGAAGATTTTTTTGGTCAACAACCAATCCTGAATGAAAATTCGCTTTTAAGAAGTGCAATATTAAACGATAAAATTAGTAATTTTATTTTTTCTGGCCCTCCTGGTGTTGGCAAAACTACTCTAATTGAAATTATTTCTTGTAATACGCGCTCAAAATTAATTAAGTTAAATGCAGTATTATCGAGTGTTAAAGAATTAAGAAATGAAATCGCTAATGCAAAAGAAAGATTAATAAATTCAAAAAGAAAAACAATTTTATTTATCGATGAGGTTCATAGATTTACAGCAGTTCAGCAAGATGCTTTATTACCTTCAATAGAAAGTGGAATTATAACTTTTATTGGTGCAACGACTGAAAACCCCTTCTTTGCTGTTAATAAAGCGCTTGTTAGCAGGTCTCGTATTTTTACATTACTTCCTTTGGTAAAAAATGATTTGCAGAAAATAATACAAAAAGTCATAACTCACTATTCTAAAAAAAAAGATTCAAAAAAGGTTCATTTAACTAAAGATGCTATAAGTCATTTAATTAAATTTTCTGGCGGAGATGCAAGAACATTAATCAATGCGCTCGAGATGGCCATAGAAACAACTGCTGACAATGATGCTAAAGAAATTAACATTAATCTCTCAATAGCAGAGGATGCAATTCAAAAGAAAAATATTGTTTACGATAAAAATGGTCAAAATCATTACGATGTGATAAGTGCCTTTATCAAGTCCATTAGAGGTTCTGATCCGGATGCAACTTTATTCTGGCTTGCGAATATGCTGGAGGCTGGTGAAGATCCAAATTTTATTTTTAGAAGATTACTTATATCTGCCAGTGAAGATATTGGAATAGCTGATCCTAATGCGATAGTAGTTGTAAAATCCTGTTGTGATGCCTTTGATAGAGTTGGTTTTCCAGAAGGATTATATTTTTTAACGCAGGCTTCTTTATATTTAGCTATGTCTCCAAAAAGTAATAGTACGAAAAGTATTTTTAAAGCAATTGAAACAATCAAATCTACCAATGCTTTTGCTGTTCCACTTCATTTAAAAAATAATTCTAATAGTTATGTCAATCCTCATAATTATCCAGGTAATTGGGTCTCACAAGAATATCTTCCCAAATCTTTAAGAGGTTTAAAAATATGGGAACCAAATAATAATGGATGGGAAAAAACTCAATATGAAGAACTGCTTAGAAGAAAAGAAAACTAA
- a CDS encoding alpha-D-glucose phosphate-specific phosphoglucomutase: MTQINVININSPFLDQKPGTSGLRKSTLKFQEEHYLEIFIEAILQSLEDLKGSTLVVGGDGRYGNIEAIEKIVQICIAHKVQKVIVPKYGLLSTPATSNLIRKENAIGGIILSASHNPGGIDGDFGVKLNISNGGPAPEIITNKIFKASQLLTCYKICKIQLPNFSEYGTYSYGETILEIIDGLKDYSNLMEKIFDFDQISDFLKKDFSLIFDAMNAVTGPYAKNIFVEKMGLAHDCVMNGNPLKDFGGLHPDPNLTYASHLADLLLNKKSYSFGAACDGDGDRNMILGNGCFVNPSDSLAVITANTKCVPGYKDGITGVARSMPTSSAVDNVARALNIPCFETPTGWKFFGNLLDSNLITLCGEESFGTGSNHVREKDGLWAVLYWLQVLAEKNCSVSDLMQNHWKQFGRNYYSRHDYEAIPSSIANQIFGNLTSMLENLKGNSFAGHLVKFADNFSYLDPVDNSISKNQGLRLVLDDNSRVIVRLSGTGTKGATLRLYFEKFFNPQQNLALNPQIALKPLINDLDALLNISKLTQMQTPTVIT; encoded by the coding sequence ATGACTCAAATTAATGTTATAAATATCAATTCTCCTTTTCTAGATCAAAAACCAGGAACTTCAGGTTTAAGAAAAAGTACTTTAAAGTTTCAGGAAGAACATTATTTAGAAATTTTTATTGAAGCAATATTACAATCATTGGAAGATTTAAAAGGTTCAACATTAGTAGTTGGTGGTGATGGCAGATACGGCAATATTGAAGCAATAGAAAAAATCGTCCAAATATGCATTGCTCATAAAGTTCAAAAGGTTATTGTTCCAAAATACGGTTTATTATCTACTCCTGCGACATCAAATTTAATTAGAAAAGAAAATGCTATTGGTGGAATTATTCTTTCTGCAAGCCATAATCCTGGCGGGATTGATGGCGACTTTGGAGTGAAATTGAATATTTCTAATGGTGGACCAGCTCCTGAGATAATTACTAATAAGATTTTCAAGGCCTCACAATTACTAACTTGTTATAAAATTTGTAAAATTCAATTACCTAATTTTAGTGAATATGGAACTTATTCTTACGGTGAAACTATCTTAGAAATTATTGATGGTTTAAAAGATTATTCTAATTTGATGGAGAAAATTTTTGATTTTGATCAAATTAGTGATTTTTTAAAAAAAGACTTCTCATTAATCTTTGATGCAATGAATGCTGTTACAGGCCCATATGCAAAAAATATTTTTGTTGAAAAAATGGGTCTTGCACATGATTGTGTCATGAATGGTAACCCGTTAAAAGATTTTGGAGGTTTACATCCTGATCCTAATCTTACTTATGCATCCCACTTGGCTGATTTATTACTAAATAAAAAATCTTATAGTTTTGGTGCTGCATGCGATGGAGATGGAGATAGAAATATGATTTTAGGAAATGGATGTTTTGTAAATCCTAGTGATAGTCTTGCAGTTATCACTGCAAACACAAAATGTGTCCCTGGTTATAAAGATGGTATTACAGGTGTGGCACGATCCATGCCAACCAGCTCAGCGGTTGATAATGTTGCTCGAGCATTAAATATTCCTTGTTTCGAGACACCTACTGGCTGGAAATTTTTTGGAAATCTTTTAGATTCTAATTTAATTACTTTATGTGGAGAAGAAAGTTTTGGAACAGGTAGTAACCATGTGAGAGAGAAGGATGGATTATGGGCAGTTTTGTATTGGTTACAAGTTTTAGCTGAGAAAAATTGTTCGGTAAGTGATTTGATGCAGAATCATTGGAAACAATTTGGTAGAAATTATTATTCAAGACATGATTATGAGGCAATTCCCTCAAGTATTGCTAATCAAATCTTTGGTAATCTAACTTCTATGCTCGAAAATTTAAAAGGAAATAGTTTCGCTGGCCATTTAGTTAAATTTGCAGATAACTTTTCATATTTAGATCCCGTTGATAATTCCATAAGTAAAAATCAAGGTTTAAGATTGGTCCTTGATGATAATTCTCGAGTAATAGTGCGCCTTTCTGGAACTGGAACTAAGGGTGCAACATTAAGACTTTACTTTGAAAAATTTTTCAATCCTCAACAGAATCTTGCTTTAAATCCTCAGATCGCTTTGAAACCTCTAATAAATGATTTAGATGCTTTATTAAACATTTCAAAACTTACTCAAATGCAAACCCCTACAGTAATTACATAG
- a CDS encoding potassium transporter TrkG, which yields MKFTSKVYKLKDAYKKLSVPQFTIVTGLFIICLGTLILSSPLCSSSKVGLWEAFFTSTSAITVTGLTIIDIGVDLNFFGQVFLAFMLLSGGLGLMAITTFLQGFVVKGTKLRTRLDKGKTLDEFGVGGIGRTFQSIAITAISIISLGAFVLYSFGFVDIQNNWERLWSSIFHSISAYNNAGFSLRLNSLQDYRTNYLVNSVFIFLIFMGGLGWRVIDDIWSNKKNLSYKKLSLHSRLVIRTSLSLILFGSLGFFITESLLNSHFFNDLNLMERLLSSIFETVSARTAGFTNYPISLNSISDTGLLLLMTLMFIGASTGGTGGGIKTTTFIALMAATRSTLRGQKDVIISNRLISDKVILKAVGITVGSLLFVLLMAMLLSTTNTFVKKESFTFLEILFTCISAFATVGFDIGLTAKLNHFGQFIIIVGMFVGRLGILLLLSALWQALYKSRIDRQKRIGYPRADLYV from the coding sequence GTGAAATTCACAAGCAAGGTTTATAAGTTAAAAGATGCTTACAAAAAACTTTCTGTACCTCAATTCACTATTGTTACAGGCTTGTTTATTATTTGCCTTGGAACTTTAATTTTAAGTTCTCCATTATGTTCATCTTCAAAGGTTGGTTTGTGGGAAGCATTTTTTACATCTACTTCTGCAATAACTGTAACTGGTTTAACCATAATAGATATTGGTGTTGATTTGAATTTCTTTGGTCAAGTTTTCTTGGCTTTTATGCTTTTATCAGGTGGTCTAGGATTAATGGCTATTACAACATTTTTACAAGGTTTTGTTGTAAAGGGAACAAAGCTAAGAACTAGATTAGATAAAGGAAAGACTCTAGATGAATTTGGAGTTGGAGGAATTGGTCGAACTTTTCAAAGTATTGCTATTACGGCGATTAGTATCATATCCTTGGGTGCATTTGTTCTGTATTCTTTTGGATTTGTAGATATTCAAAATAATTGGGAAAGACTATGGTCTTCGATTTTTCACAGTATATCTGCATATAACAACGCAGGATTTTCTTTAAGGTTAAATAGTCTTCAAGACTATAGAACAAATTATTTGGTTAACAGTGTTTTTATTTTTCTCATTTTTATGGGTGGATTGGGATGGCGGGTTATTGATGATATTTGGAGTAATAAAAAAAATCTTTCTTATAAAAAATTAAGCCTTCATTCCAGACTAGTCATTAGGACAAGTTTGTCTCTAATACTATTTGGATCATTAGGATTCTTTATCACTGAATCATTGCTTAATAGTCATTTCTTTAATGATTTGAATTTGATGGAAAGGTTATTATCATCAATCTTTGAAACAGTAAGTGCGAGAACTGCAGGCTTTACAAATTATCCAATCTCCTTAAATTCCATATCAGATACTGGCTTATTGTTATTAATGACTTTGATGTTTATTGGGGCAAGTACCGGAGGTACTGGTGGGGGCATAAAAACAACTACATTTATTGCTTTAATGGCTGCTACTAGATCAACTTTAAGAGGTCAGAAAGATGTAATCATTAGTAATAGATTAATTTCAGATAAAGTTATTCTAAAGGCTGTTGGAATCACAGTTGGATCTTTGCTTTTTGTCCTTTTAATGGCAATGTTGTTAAGTACAACAAATACGTTTGTAAAGAAAGAATCTTTCACATTCCTAGAAATTCTGTTCACTTGCATATCTGCATTTGCAACTGTTGGTTTTGATATTGGTTTAACTGCAAAATTAAATCATTTCGGCCAATTTATTATTATTGTCGGAATGTTTGTAGGCAGACTTGGTATTCTTTTGCTTTTAAGCGCACTTTGGCAGGCTCTTTATAAGAGTAGAATAGATAGACAAAAGAGAATTGGCTATCCTAGAGCTGATCTTTATGTTTAG
- the bcp gene encoding thioredoxin-dependent thiol peroxidase, giving the protein MALKVGDKAPEFKLKDSFEKEVSLSDFKGKRIILYFYPKDNTPGCTKEACNFKENWDLLQKNNIVVLGISKDNASSHQKFIEKFNLPFILLTDPEPFQVSSDYDSYGLKKFMGKEYMGMMRNTFLIDTEGKIEKIYLKVKAAIMADHIIADLGLS; this is encoded by the coding sequence ATGGCTCTTAAGGTTGGCGACAAAGCACCAGAATTTAAATTAAAAGATTCTTTTGAGAAAGAAGTTTCTCTTAGTGATTTTAAAGGTAAAAGAATAATACTATATTTTTATCCAAAAGATAATACTCCAGGATGTACTAAAGAAGCATGTAATTTTAAAGAGAATTGGGATTTACTCCAAAAAAATAATATTGTTGTGCTTGGTATTAGCAAAGATAATGCATCCTCTCATCAGAAGTTTATAGAAAAATTTAATTTACCTTTTATTCTTTTAACTGATCCTGAGCCTTTTCAAGTATCTTCTGATTACGATAGCTATGGACTTAAGAAATTCATGGGAAAAGAATATATGGGAATGATGAGAAATACTTTTTTAATTGATACTGAAGGTAAAATCGAAAAAATTTACTTAAAGGTAAAAGCAGCAATAATGGCTGATCATATAATTGCTGACCTTGGGTTAAGCTAA
- a CDS encoding type III pantothenate kinase, whose product MVSDINFLLVGNSRLHWAKYSKNKSKFFHTKKEQKVPENINLDQLIWASVGKLPNFLLKKENEIKTKNIQLSNLPDYFGVDRALACIAALKIIENPFKKDLLIADFGTILSITKLNSNGSIIGGQLLPGFLTQLKSMEQNTKNLKVPKNYDIPIKDFLINTEEAILKGVINSLTGVINSLFNPEKDILIICGGDSQLLTKSLKTQKGNIINSPNLVMEGMIIHHLTIKKLA is encoded by the coding sequence ATGGTCTCAGATATAAATTTTTTATTAGTAGGCAATAGTAGGCTTCATTGGGCAAAATATTCTAAAAATAAATCTAAATTCTTCCACACCAAAAAAGAGCAAAAAGTTCCCGAAAATATAAATCTTGATCAATTAATTTGGGCATCTGTCGGAAAACTACCAAATTTTTTGCTGAAAAAAGAAAATGAAATAAAAACTAAAAATATTCAGTTGTCAAATCTTCCTGATTATTTTGGAGTTGATAGAGCTCTTGCCTGTATTGCCGCTTTAAAAATTATTGAAAACCCTTTTAAAAAAGATTTACTAATTGCAGATTTTGGAACAATATTATCAATAACGAAATTGAATTCAAATGGATCTATCATTGGAGGTCAACTTCTTCCGGGTTTTCTAACACAATTAAAATCAATGGAACAAAATACAAAAAATCTTAAAGTTCCTAAAAATTATGATATTCCGATCAAAGATTTTTTAATTAATACTGAAGAAGCAATCTTAAAAGGAGTGATCAACTCTCTTACTGGAGTAATTAATAGTTTATTTAATCCCGAAAAGGATATTTTAATAATCTGTGGAGGAGATTCTCAATTACTCACAAAATCTCTAAAGACTCAAAAAGGAAATATTATCAATTCTCCCAATTTAGTTATGGAGGGTATGATTATTCACCACCTAACAATAAAAAAATTAGCTTAA
- a CDS encoding NAD(P)/FAD-dependent oxidoreductase has translation MKSIQKPIVIVGAGFAGMTFALNLKNLNPSLPILVVDSETNFIFKPLMYEVLSKEIRSWEATPKFAKIFSDAGITFLRNYLTKISFKENILEFSDNLKLSYQYLVICTGSIPNSFFIKGVDENCYFFNDAHDLNKLNSFLKKSQDITSHKKLFIVGGGPSGIELACKIKDIFTDQFEINLIEKSNEILNKNKIFNREQAEKALEKRKIKVLLNSSVKEVSDTKISISSEAGITSFDKDIVIWTAGVKPNLSYLETDQITKKFGRILVNNNLQIENHKNCFAIGDISVIQGMEDLPITAQVAMQEGNHLANNLELLIQGKDLLPFEFQDNGEMISLGIGEASISGLGVTFSGKLAFEARRLIYASKLPDITESLKSASSWIFQKKSVVKKFLKKDNSN, from the coding sequence ATGAAATCAATACAAAAACCAATAGTAATAGTTGGGGCAGGTTTTGCAGGTATGACATTTGCTTTGAATTTAAAGAATCTTAATCCTTCTTTACCGATTCTTGTTGTTGATTCTGAAACTAACTTTATATTTAAACCTTTAATGTATGAAGTTTTAAGTAAAGAAATAAGAAGTTGGGAAGCCACCCCAAAATTTGCGAAAATTTTTTCTGATGCTGGTATAACTTTTTTAAGAAATTATTTAACCAAGATTTCCTTCAAAGAAAATATTCTTGAATTTAGTGACAATTTAAAATTAAGTTATCAGTATCTTGTTATTTGTACAGGATCTATTCCAAATAGTTTTTTCATAAAAGGTGTAGATGAAAATTGTTATTTTTTTAATGATGCTCACGATCTAAATAAATTAAATTCTTTTTTAAAAAAATCACAAGATATTACTTCGCATAAAAAGTTATTCATAGTTGGAGGTGGTCCCTCTGGGATCGAGTTGGCATGCAAAATTAAAGATATATTTACAGACCAATTTGAAATTAATTTGATAGAAAAATCAAACGAAATCCTCAATAAAAACAAAATTTTTAATAGAGAGCAAGCAGAAAAGGCATTAGAAAAAAGAAAAATCAAAGTTCTTTTGAATTCTTCAGTTAAAGAAGTCTCAGACACTAAGATTAGTATTTCTAGTGAGGCTGGAATAACTTCCTTTGATAAAGATATTGTTATTTGGACTGCAGGCGTAAAACCTAATTTGTCTTACTTAGAAACTGATCAAATAACAAAAAAATTTGGACGAATTTTAGTTAATAATAATTTGCAAATAGAAAACCATAAAAACTGTTTTGCTATTGGTGATATTTCAGTTATTCAAGGAATGGAGGATTTACCCATAACAGCTCAGGTCGCTATGCAGGAAGGAAATCATCTTGCTAATAATTTAGAACTTTTAATTCAAGGAAAAGATCTTTTACCCTTTGAATTTCAAGATAATGGTGAAATGATTAGCTTAGGAATAGGCGAAGCTTCAATTTCTGGGCTTGGGGTTACTTTCTCTGGAAAATTGGCTTTTGAAGCAAGAAGACTTATATATGCTTCTAAGTTACCTGATATTACGGAAAGCTTAAAATCCGCATCTTCATGGATATTTCAAAAAAAATCTGTTGTTAAAAAGTTTCTTAAAAAAGATAATTCCAATTAA
- a CDS encoding potassium channel family protein gives MADWWQWSQKEEKEALTFAVVGVGRFGTAVCRELISNGADVLAADYSEKAIDDLRQLEPSIEARVIDCTDEESMKESGILEMNTVVVGISEPIEASITTTLIAKDSEGSKVKRVIARATSDLHEKMLKRVGADKVVFPSRMQGERLGLELVRPNLIERLELDNQTGIDEITVPEEFVGRSLRDLNLRKNYLVNVLAAGPAEELTVNPPAKYILERGNILVVMGKTADLQKLPQN, from the coding sequence ATGGCTGATTGGTGGCAGTGGTCTCAAAAGGAAGAAAAAGAAGCCCTCACTTTTGCAGTTGTTGGCGTTGGAAGATTTGGAACTGCTGTTTGTAGAGAACTTATAAGTAATGGTGCAGATGTTTTGGCTGCAGATTATTCGGAAAAAGCTATTGATGATTTGAGACAATTGGAACCCTCAATAGAGGCTAGAGTTATAGATTGTACTGATGAAGAGTCTATGAAGGAATCTGGAATACTTGAAATGAATACTGTTGTAGTAGGCATAAGTGAACCTATTGAAGCAAGTATAACTACGACACTTATTGCTAAAGATAGTGAAGGAAGCAAAGTGAAAAGAGTAATAGCAAGAGCTACGAGTGACTTGCACGAAAAAATGTTAAAAAGAGTAGGTGCAGACAAAGTTGTGTTCCCTTCCAGAATGCAAGGAGAGAGATTAGGTTTAGAACTAGTTAGACCAAATTTAATTGAAAGATTAGAACTTGATAACCAAACTGGTATAGACGAAATAACTGTTCCTGAGGAATTTGTTGGAAGATCTTTGAGAGATTTGAATTTGAGAAAAAATTATTTAGTTAATGTCCTTGCAGCAGGACCTGCTGAAGAGTTAACAGTTAATCCTCCAGCAAAATATATCTTAGAAAGAGGAAATATTTTGGTAGTA